TTAAGAGCAGCTAAATTAGCAGAGCTTAAAACTGTCCCAGCAATTATAAATAATATGAACGATGAATCTTCTGCTGTTCTAGCTTTATTAGAAAATTTGCAACGAGAAGACTTAAATTTTATTGAAGAAGCAATTGGCTATGAAAACTTAATAAAAGAGCATGCTTTTACTCAACAGCAATTAGCAGAAAAATTAGGCAAAAATCAATCTACTGTAGCAAACAAGCTTAGAATATTAAAGCTTCCAAACGATATAAAAATGAAGCTAATAGAAAATAATTTAACAGAAAGACATGCTAGAGCATTCCTTAAATTACCAAGTGAAGATTTAATGAAAAGTGTACTGGAAAAGGTCATAAAGAACGAATTGACTGTTAAAAAAACAGAAAAACTGATACAAGATATACTAGAAGAAATTGAAATTCAAGAAGAGCCTGATAAAAAACAGAATATAAAGGGTGCTATGAGTATAAGAATTTACATAAATACTATAAAGCAAGCCTTTGATGCTATATCAAATACAGGAATTGATGCTAAGTATAATGAAATAGATAAGGGAGATTATATGGAAGTTGTTGTAAAAATCCCTAAAAAATAGAGATTACTGCTTATCAGTAATCTTTTTTTTTAAAACAAGCCTTGTAATATAAATTGATTTATAGACATTATTTATAATTATAAAAGCGACTAGTCAATATTTAAAATTAATTTAATTCTTAAAGGGGGGAACATCATGGGCAAAGTTATAGCTATATTTAATCAAAAGGGTGGAGTCGGAAAAACTACAACAAATGTAAATTTAAGTGCTAGTTTAGGAACCTTAGGAAAAAAGATATTAGTATTAGATTTGGACCCTCAAGGAAATACAACTAGTGGATATGGCATTGATAAAAATGAAGTGGAAAATACAATCTATGAGATTATGTTAGATGGTTTGCATATTAAAGAAGCAATAATAAAAACAGAGTTTGAAAATGTAGATGTAGTTCCATCAGCTACGGAACTAGCTGGTGCAGAGATAGAGCTTGCATCTATAAGTAATAGAGAGTATATTTTAAAAAATTCCATAAAAGCAGTAAAGGATGAATACGACTATATATTTTTGGATTGCCCTCCTTCACTTGGGATGCTTACAATAAATTGTCTAACAGCTGTAGATAGTGTTTTAATTCCTATACAATGTGAATATTATGCCCTAGAAGGTGTAAGCCAATTAATGGAAACTATAAAATTAGTAAAATCAAGGTTAAATACAGATATAGAAATTCAAGGTGTTGTTTTAAGTATGTTTGATGGAAGAGCTAATCTATCAATACAAGTCGTTGAAGAAGTCAAAAAGTATTTTAAAGGAAGTGTATATACAACTCTAATTCCAAGGAATGTAAGGCTTGCAGAAGCTCCTAGTCATGGTAAACCAGCAATTTATTATGATAAAAGATGTAGAGGGTCTGTAGCTTATTTGGAACTAGCAGAAGAATTTATAGATTTAGAAGAGGAGGAGTGGTAGTATGGAGAATAAGTCTAAAAGAAGTAATAGATTAGGTCGAGGTCTTAGTGCATTGATACCAGAGATTAAAGGAGAAACTTCAGATAAAGAGATAGTTAATATAGATATAGACAAAATATATCCAAACGAAGTTCAGCCGAGAAAGCAATTTGATGAAGAAAAAATAAAAGTGTTATCTGAGTCTATAAAAAATTATGGCGTACTACAACCAATAGTAGTTAAAATGGATGAAAATAATAAGTACATGATAATAGCTGGTGAAAGAAGATTTAGAGCCTCAAAGCTTGCAAATAAAGGTCAAATACCTGCTATAATTAAAGATATAGAGATGAAAGACATAATGGAGATAGCTTTAATTGAAAACTTACAAAGGGAAGATTTAAATTCAATAGAAGAAGCACTAGCATATAAAAGTTTAATAGAACATTACAATGTAACTCAAGAAGAAATATCAGAAGCTGTTGGTAAAAGTAGACCTCATATAACTAACACTTTGAGACTTTTAAATCTAGGACAAGATGTTATAGATATGATAGATAGTGGTAAAATAACGGCAGGTCATGGAAAGGCTTTGTTAAGGATTGTAGATAAAAAATTACAACTACAAATCGCCAAAAAGATAGAGGAGGAAGAACTTTCTGTAAGAGAGGTTGAAAATATTGCAAAAAAAATATCTGAAAATAAAGAAGAAGATATAACAAAGAAATCTAAGCCTAAAGATGTATTTATTTTAGATGTAGAAGATAAACTTAGAAATATTTTTGGAACCAAAGTAAATATCTCTAAAGGTAAGAAAAAAGGTAAAATAGAGATAGAATATTATAATGACGATGATTTAAACAGTATTGTATCAATGCTTCTTGAATAACACACAAATATAAAATAGAGAGGACGATTAATATGATTTATCTAGATAATGCTGCAACTACATATCCAAAACCTGAAAGAGTTTATGATGCTGTTTTAGATTGTATGAAAAACTATTGTGCAAATCCAGGAAGAGCAGGACATAAGCTTGCTATGAGGGCTGCTAGAGAAATTTATGACACAAGAGAAAATGTAGCTAAGTTATTTAATGTAAGTAATCCTATGAATATAGTATTTACGTCTAACGCAACAGACTCTTTGAATTTAGCAATAAAAGGTGTATTACAAAAGGGAGATCATGTAATAACAACATCTATGGAACATAATTCAGTAATAAGACCTATAAAAGCGCTTGAGCAAAAAGGAGTCGAGAATACTGTAGTAAAATGTGATGATGAAGGTTTTTTAGATTATGAAGAGTTAGAAAAATCAATAAAGGATAACACTAAGTTGATTGTAACTACACATGCATCTAATGTGTGTGGAACATTAATAGATATAAAAAAGGTTGGAGAAATAGCTAAGAAACATAATATAATATTCTTGGTAGATGCATCACAAACAGCAGGTGTTTATGATATAGATGTGAATAAATATAATATAGACATGTTGGCAATGCCTGGTCATAAATGTTTATTTGGACCTCAAGGAACAGGTGTCTTATATGTAAGAGAAGGCCTAAATTTAAATATATTAAAAGAGGGTGGAACAGGTAGTAAATCAGAAGAAATGGTTCAACCAGAACTGTTCCCAGATAAATACGAGTCAGGAACTCATAATACCCCAGGTATAGCAGGACTTAATCAAGGTGTATTATTTATATTTGAAAGAGGAATCAACAATATAAGACAACATGAAGAAGAATTATGTCAATATATGCTAAATAAGTTAGAAGAAGTACCAGACATAAAGATATACGGTCCAAAAGACAGTAAAAAAAGAGCTTCAGTAATAGCTATAAATATAGGGAATATGGATTCTGGAGAAGTTACTTTTTTATTAGATAGTGAATATAATATAGCAACTAGATCAGGGATACATTGTTCTCCATTAGCTCATACTACTTTAGGTACATTAAAACAAGGTGCAGTAAGATTCAGTATAGGTTATTTCAATACGAAAGATGAAATAGATAAAGCAATAGATGCCTTGAAGAAAATTTCAAAAAATAAATAGTATGTATTACAACATGAAAATAGTGTCAACTTTATAGAGAGTTGACACTATTTTTGTAACTTAATATAATTTAAAAACTTACTTTAAATAATCTCCATCTTCAAGAACTATATGGCCACTTTCATAGTTAGCACCATCAACAGTAAGCTTTATTTGTTCAACATTCATGTTCTTTATGTAAGTACGTGCAACTGAATCAAGCATTAAAGTTTCTGCATCACTACCTAAGTTTGATTTTGTAAAATCAGAGCTAATATCTAATATACCAGTTTTTACACCATCAATATCCTTTGTAGTAAATGAATTTAGTTTTGCAGATTCTGGAATTACTTTAAGCTTTTGAAGCTCAGCAAATAAAGTGTTTTCATCAATTTTTTCTAAATTAACCTTATTTTCAATTAAATCTGTTTTGTCTACATCAAAAGAGTAAATAACAGTAGATTCTGTCTTCTTATCTTCATTTGGAGTTGATGCAGACTTTTTGTTAGGAACTTCTTTTTCATCATTATTTTCTTTAGTATTTTCGTCCTTTGGTTGCTCAACATTTGTATTATTTTTAGTTTCTTTTTTAGTTCCTTCATTTTGAGCATTGCTACATCCAACTGCCAATATAGATATAGATAATATACTTAACACTAACATTATTTTCTTATTTTTCATAAAAATTACTCCTCTCTAAGATACTATTTCTTATATTAATTATAATCGTTATGACTGAATATATGAATACAAAATAGTAACAAATTTGAAAAATGATTTATTTATATTAATTAAATACAAAATAAACTAAATTTTAGTCATTTTTATGGGAAATCATTTAATGTATAGAGAAAATATTGTAAAATAAAAGTAGTGTTTTTAAAATAAATATAAGTTATAATTATATTATAAAAAAATGTCTTCAAAAGGTGGGAATAGTATGGAAATTTTGAGCTTAGGAGAAAAGATTAAAAAATTAAGAAAAGAAAAAAATATGACATTAAAAGAGTTAGCTGGAGATAGGATAACAGCAGCACAAATAAGCCATATAGAGAGAGATAAATCTCATACTAGTTATGAACTGTTGGAATATCTAGGTGATAAACTAGGTGTAAGCGTAGAATATTTATTAGAAACAAAAGAAATGCAGTCAAAAAAGATAACAGATAATTTAATACTGCAAAGTGAAATTTATATAAAAGAGAATGAGTTAAACAAGGCTGAGGACCAAATAAAAGAAGTTTTAGATATATGTAAGAGATACGATTTAATGGAGAACTATGGCAGATGCAATTTTCTTATGGCTAATATTAACTTAAAAAAATCTAATTATAATAATGCTATAGAAAACTTTGAAAAGGCTTTATATTTCTTTATAAAAAACAATGATAGTGAAAACATACTAAAGTGCTATTTAAACATAGGAAAGATATATATGCAGGAAGACTTTTATAAAGGTGCGATAAGTCACTTTAATTTTGCAGAGGAAATTTTATCAGAGAGTAAGTTTGAGGATGTTAACATATATAAAGAACTATATAGTAAGATGGCATATTGTTATATAAAATTAGATAATCCAAATATGTCACTAAAGTACATAGATAAAATAAATGAAATAGATAATAAAAATGATAGAAAAGAAGATGTCGATATTTTGGTGTTAAAAGCAAATAACATGCTTGAGATTGGAAAATATGAAGAATCAA
This sequence is a window from Clostridioides difficile. Protein-coding genes within it:
- the noc gene encoding nucleoid occlusion protein is translated as MEDKRVMEIPIEDIVPNPYQPRKIFSQVSLEELSNSIKVYGIIQPITVRAKDGKYELIAGERRLRAAKLAELKTVPAIINNMNDESSAVLALLENLQREDLNFIEEAIGYENLIKEHAFTQQQLAEKLGKNQSTVANKLRILKLPNDIKMKLIENNLTERHARAFLKLPSEDLMKSVLEKVIKNELTVKKTEKLIQDILEEIEIQEEPDKKQNIKGAMSIRIYINTIKQAFDAISNTGIDAKYNEIDKGDYMEVVVKIPKK
- a CDS encoding AAA family ATPase; this encodes MGKVIAIFNQKGGVGKTTTNVNLSASLGTLGKKILVLDLDPQGNTTSGYGIDKNEVENTIYEIMLDGLHIKEAIIKTEFENVDVVPSATELAGAEIELASISNREYILKNSIKAVKDEYDYIFLDCPPSLGMLTINCLTAVDSVLIPIQCEYYALEGVSQLMETIKLVKSRLNTDIEIQGVVLSMFDGRANLSIQVVEEVKKYFKGSVYTTLIPRNVRLAEAPSHGKPAIYYDKRCRGSVAYLELAEEFIDLEEEEW
- a CDS encoding ParB/RepB/Spo0J family partition protein, which codes for MENKSKRSNRLGRGLSALIPEIKGETSDKEIVNIDIDKIYPNEVQPRKQFDEEKIKVLSESIKNYGVLQPIVVKMDENNKYMIIAGERRFRASKLANKGQIPAIIKDIEMKDIMEIALIENLQREDLNSIEEALAYKSLIEHYNVTQEEISEAVGKSRPHITNTLRLLNLGQDVIDMIDSGKITAGHGKALLRIVDKKLQLQIAKKIEEEELSVREVENIAKKISENKEEDITKKSKPKDVFILDVEDKLRNIFGTKVNISKGKKKGKIEIEYYNDDDLNSIVSMLLE
- a CDS encoding aminotransferase class V-fold PLP-dependent enzyme, which codes for MIYLDNAATTYPKPERVYDAVLDCMKNYCANPGRAGHKLAMRAAREIYDTRENVAKLFNVSNPMNIVFTSNATDSLNLAIKGVLQKGDHVITTSMEHNSVIRPIKALEQKGVENTVVKCDDEGFLDYEELEKSIKDNTKLIVTTHASNVCGTLIDIKKVGEIAKKHNIIFLVDASQTAGVYDIDVNKYNIDMLAMPGHKCLFGPQGTGVLYVREGLNLNILKEGGTGSKSEEMVQPELFPDKYESGTHNTPGIAGLNQGVLFIFERGINNIRQHEEELCQYMLNKLEEVPDIKIYGPKDSKKRASVIAINIGNMDSGEVTFLLDSEYNIATRSGIHCSPLAHTTLGTLKQGAVRFSIGYFNTKDEIDKAIDALKKISKNK
- a CDS encoding GerMN domain-containing protein, translating into MKNKKIMLVLSILSISILAVGCSNAQNEGTKKETKNNTNVEQPKDENTKENNDEKEVPNKKSASTPNEDKKTESTVIYSFDVDKTDLIENKVNLEKIDENTLFAELQKLKVIPESAKLNSFTTKDIDGVKTGILDISSDFTKSNLGSDAETLMLDSVARTYIKNMNVEQIKLTVDGANYESGHIVLEDGDYLK
- the rstA gene encoding toxin production/motility transcriptional repressor RstA: MEILSLGEKIKKLRKEKNMTLKELAGDRITAAQISHIERDKSHTSYELLEYLGDKLGVSVEYLLETKEMQSKKITDNLILQSEIYIKENELNKAEDQIKEVLDICKRYDLMENYGRCNFLMANINLKKSNYNNAIENFEKALYFFIKNNDSENILKCYLNIGKIYMQEDFYKGAISHFNFAEEILSESKFEDVNIYKELYSKMAYCYIKLDNPNMSLKYIDKINEIDNKNDRKEDVDILVLKANNMLEIGKYEESKEYFKKALKILENEDNKTGIANVYLTICDVYRKIGETDRVLEYSQKVYNIKKNDEDEYMMSGLFKIIEAYIDKEDYDLARKYCKIALASSIKNKNKFNEYKALKFYSNMYKNQNEITLAIEYLIKCIKIVSDLGNNKILANLYIDLGQLYSSISKEKELEYYQKGVFMYKNLEIM